One genomic segment of Intestinimonas butyriciproducens includes these proteins:
- a CDS encoding helix-turn-helix domain-containing protein, which produces MEQKRMPIFAERFARLRGEKTQGEFSEFLGISRPTVGFYENGTRLPDAAVLCQIAQRCNVSADWLLGISEYRNVDSRYITAQEMGLTEEAASFFTELINNFKSGHDEAGFTEAEYGPKKLINDILTHPSLFVLLIEACDGIAYGTKEKIDLRDILTARNLLPSLRKRGIEVVPPQELAILRIEYAKSIFSDILESIAGAQWGKRDAQP; this is translated from the coding sequence ATGGAGCAAAAACGTATGCCAATATTTGCGGAGAGATTTGCGCGTCTGCGGGGCGAGAAGACACAGGGGGAATTTTCGGAGTTTCTGGGCATTTCCCGGCCCACAGTTGGATTCTATGAAAATGGGACGCGGCTCCCGGATGCGGCTGTGCTTTGCCAAATCGCGCAGCGGTGTAACGTGTCGGCGGATTGGCTGCTGGGCATTTCGGAATACAGAAACGTTGACTCCAGATATATTACTGCGCAAGAAATGGGGCTTACGGAAGAGGCGGCGTCTTTCTTCACTGAACTCATTAACAACTTCAAGAGTGGGCATGACGAGGCGGGGTTTACAGAGGCGGAATACGGCCCCAAAAAGTTGATTAACGATATTTTAACGCACCCGTCCCTTTTTGTTCTATTGATTGAGGCTTGCGATGGTATAGCCTATGGCACAAAAGAAAAGATCGACCTTAGGGACATCCTAACTGCAAGGAATCTTCTTCCTAGCCTGCGAAAGCGCGGGATTGAGGTCGTTCCTCCACAGGAATTGGCTATATTGCGGATTGAATATGCAAAATCAATCTTTTCCGATATATTGGAAAGCATCGCAGGGGCACAGTGGGGCAAACGCGATGCGCAACCATAG
- a CDS encoding helix-turn-helix domain-containing protein, whose protein sequence is MPDKLEPLAVSAPEAARLLGISKPKVYELMGQEGFPSFKLGGRTLVSVDGLREWVRNQSKGVSP, encoded by the coding sequence ATGCCGGACAAACTGGAGCCCCTGGCCGTGTCGGCCCCGGAGGCGGCCCGGCTACTGGGGATATCAAAGCCCAAGGTATACGAGCTGATGGGGCAGGAGGGCTTCCCTTCTTTCAAGCTCGGGGGGCGGACCCTCGTATCCGTGGACGGGCTGCGGGAGTGGGTGAGGAATCAGTCCAAGGGGGTGAGCCCGTGA
- a CDS encoding DUF3987 domain-containing protein, with translation MDIYDILSRLEGVTGGGGQYSAKCPAHSDQHNSLSVSIGENGQVLLHCHAGCGPQEIVAAMGLTMRDLFAEITPDKAFPVYSAPKGNRPTAKFEAEYIYHGGDLKKVKMRQTDGGKYFAWRHLKDGQWAKGRNGIEPGLYTSTGGGALPRAVFLVEGEKDVDTLKGLGMAAVSLPDGAKSKWRAEYGRALEGREVVLIQDNDDAGKAFVQMVAGELRGRASSLKVLDLSACWPDIPEHGDFTDLVVRFGAGSALRAVQTLAQDAPEWEAHTSPEWEAPLPFDTIDTPDFPTESLPGPLSAFVECLAESTQTPEEMAGILSLGVLATAFQSKYEVEITPDWREPLCLYSVAVAPPGERKSAVISALARPVYEYEAERREFEAAEIAQNQTERALLEKALQAAQTRATKGKKADQEAGREEALALSAELAQFQDKHPFRLLVDDTTPEKLVDLMDMQGGSITVASAEGGVFDSMAGRYDKGANFDVYLKGHAGDPITVDRIGRKPNHIKDPRLTMMLTVQPEVLGGLMNNATMRGRGLCGRFLYVMCKSKVGRREISPDPVPELVRAGYHQFVRRILDDQGSGVIRLSQEADRIRKDYAAHVERKLGNEWEFMRDWGGKLVGATVRIAALFHAATAQGEPSETPISPETMAAAVKIAEFLGPHAEAAYQVMGADQDYEDAKYLWHRIEGTGEDELTKNQLLQLTRGKFKKTENMEPALLGLIDMGYIRRETRKTGSKGRPSEIIIVNPCAVNTVNTGKCG, from the coding sequence TTGGATATCTACGACATTCTAAGCCGCCTAGAGGGTGTGACAGGTGGAGGCGGCCAGTATTCGGCCAAGTGCCCTGCCCACAGCGACCAGCACAACAGCTTATCGGTATCTATCGGAGAGAACGGGCAAGTCCTGCTTCACTGCCATGCCGGATGCGGGCCCCAAGAGATCGTGGCGGCGATGGGGCTGACAATGCGGGACCTGTTCGCGGAGATCACCCCCGACAAGGCGTTCCCGGTCTACAGCGCTCCCAAGGGGAACAGGCCCACGGCCAAGTTCGAGGCTGAGTACATATACCACGGCGGAGATCTGAAAAAGGTCAAGATGCGGCAGACGGACGGCGGCAAATACTTTGCCTGGAGGCACCTGAAGGACGGCCAATGGGCAAAGGGACGCAATGGCATAGAGCCGGGGCTTTATACCTCCACGGGCGGCGGAGCGCTCCCCAGAGCGGTGTTTCTGGTCGAAGGGGAGAAGGACGTGGACACCCTGAAAGGGCTGGGAATGGCCGCCGTGAGCCTCCCGGACGGGGCCAAGAGCAAATGGCGGGCGGAGTATGGGAGAGCCCTGGAGGGCCGTGAGGTGGTCCTGATCCAGGACAACGACGACGCCGGAAAGGCGTTTGTCCAGATGGTGGCCGGGGAGCTACGTGGGCGGGCCTCCAGTCTTAAGGTGCTGGACCTTTCCGCCTGCTGGCCGGATATCCCGGAGCATGGAGATTTTACCGATCTTGTGGTTCGGTTCGGGGCCGGAAGCGCACTGAGAGCCGTGCAGACGCTGGCCCAGGATGCGCCGGAGTGGGAAGCGCACACCTCACCGGAGTGGGAAGCGCCGCTCCCCTTTGACACCATAGACACCCCGGACTTCCCCACGGAGAGTCTACCGGGGCCGCTGTCCGCCTTTGTGGAATGTCTGGCGGAGAGCACCCAGACCCCGGAGGAAATGGCCGGTATTCTCTCCCTGGGGGTCTTGGCGACGGCGTTCCAGTCCAAGTATGAGGTTGAGATCACCCCGGACTGGCGGGAACCCCTGTGCCTCTATTCCGTGGCCGTGGCCCCACCTGGAGAGAGAAAGAGCGCTGTGATCTCCGCCCTGGCAAGGCCGGTCTACGAATACGAGGCCGAGCGCCGGGAGTTTGAGGCCGCCGAAATCGCACAGAACCAGACCGAGCGGGCCCTGTTGGAAAAGGCGCTGCAAGCCGCCCAGACCAGGGCCACCAAGGGGAAAAAGGCAGACCAGGAGGCCGGGCGTGAGGAAGCCCTTGCACTGTCCGCCGAGCTGGCGCAGTTCCAGGACAAGCACCCCTTCCGCCTTTTAGTGGACGACACAACCCCGGAAAAGCTGGTGGACCTTATGGATATGCAGGGCGGGAGTATCACTGTGGCAAGCGCCGAGGGCGGTGTGTTCGACAGCATGGCCGGACGGTATGACAAGGGGGCCAACTTTGACGTTTACCTGAAGGGCCACGCCGGGGACCCTATCACCGTGGACCGCATCGGCAGGAAACCCAACCACATCAAAGACCCACGGCTTACCATGATGCTCACTGTGCAGCCGGAAGTTTTGGGCGGGCTCATGAACAACGCCACCATGCGTGGGCGGGGGTTGTGTGGGCGTTTCCTCTATGTGATGTGCAAGTCAAAGGTGGGACGACGGGAGATATCCCCAGACCCGGTGCCGGAATTGGTGCGGGCAGGATATCACCAGTTTGTACGGCGTATTCTGGACGACCAGGGCAGCGGAGTGATTCGCCTGAGTCAGGAGGCCGACCGCATCCGCAAGGACTATGCAGCGCATGTTGAACGCAAGTTGGGGAACGAATGGGAGTTCATGCGCGACTGGGGCGGAAAGCTGGTGGGGGCCACAGTGAGAATCGCTGCGCTGTTCCATGCCGCAACAGCGCAGGGAGAGCCATCAGAAACGCCGATAAGCCCGGAGACCATGGCGGCCGCCGTAAAAATAGCTGAGTTCTTAGGCCCACACGCCGAGGCCGCCTATCAGGTCATGGGCGCCGATCAGGACTATGAGGACGCCAAGTATCTGTGGCACAGGATAGAGGGCACCGGAGAGGATGAGCTTACCAAGAATCAACTATTACAGTTGACCCGTGGTAAGTTCAAAAAAACCGAAAATATGGAACCTGCGCTGCTAGGTTTGATTGATATGGGTTATATCCGCCGGGAAACTCGAAAGACAGGAAGCAAAGGCAGACCGAGCGAAATTATCATAGTGAACCCCTGTGCAGTTAATACAGTAAATACAGGAAAATGCGGCTGA
- a CDS encoding ABC transporter ATP-binding protein, protein MGASKAQQRATNKYISKAYDRINLTVPKGEKETIQAHAEAHSESVNGFINRAISETMERDKGAPGAAGEAGKPDKR, encoded by the coding sequence ATGGGAGCATCCAAGGCCCAACAGCGGGCAACAAATAAGTACATTTCGAAGGCTTACGACCGCATCAACCTAACTGTCCCCAAAGGGGAGAAGGAGACCATCCAGGCTCACGCAGAGGCCCACAGCGAGTCCGTTAACGGCTTTATTAACCGGGCCATATCCGAGACCATGGAGAGGGATAAGGGTGCTCCTGGGGCTGCCGGAGAGGCCGGAAAACCTGATAAAAGGTGA
- a CDS encoding HD domain-containing protein: MEQREFLDFMHVLERLKCNTLHSWTSTGRHETVAAHSWRLGVMALLLRGEFPGADMERVLRMCLIHDFGEAVTGDIPSFQKTTSDEKREERAVADMLAPLPQPVRGELEALFAEMDAMATPEARIYKALDKLEAVLQHNEAPLETWTELEYGLNLVYGEENAAEFPWLRALREELRRDTEEKTAVRAAY; the protein is encoded by the coding sequence ATGGAGCAGAGGGAATTTCTTGATTTCATGCACGTGTTGGAGCGTCTCAAATGCAATACCCTCCACTCCTGGACCTCCACGGGCCGCCATGAGACGGTAGCGGCCCACAGTTGGCGGCTGGGCGTGATGGCCCTGCTCCTGCGGGGAGAGTTTCCGGGAGCGGATATGGAACGGGTGCTCCGGATGTGCCTGATCCACGACTTCGGAGAGGCGGTGACAGGGGATATTCCCTCGTTCCAAAAGACGACCTCCGACGAAAAGCGGGAGGAGCGGGCGGTAGCGGACATGCTCGCACCGCTGCCCCAGCCGGTGCGGGGGGAATTGGAAGCGCTTTTTGCCGAGATGGACGCCATGGCCACGCCGGAGGCCAGGATCTACAAGGCGCTGGACAAGTTGGAGGCCGTGCTCCAGCACAATGAGGCGCCGCTGGAGACCTGGACGGAATTGGAGTACGGGCTTAACCTAGTCTATGGAGAGGAAAATGCCGCCGAGTTTCCCTGGCTTCGGGCGCTGCGGGAGGAACTGCGGCGGGATACGGAAGAAAAGACGGCGGTGCGGGCCGCCTATTGA
- a CDS encoding YjdF family protein, with amino-acid sequence MEQGYARITVCFEAPFWIGVLEREWGGTLEVCKIVFGAEPRDYEVYAFLMSHWRELRFSPPVTGVRRAEAANPKRARRKAGQQLRGGVGTRAQQAIALQREQNKRKRREDRRRRDEAEEARRFQLRRQKKKEKHRGR; translated from the coding sequence ATGGAACAGGGATACGCAAGGATAACCGTCTGCTTTGAGGCGCCTTTCTGGATCGGAGTGCTCGAGCGGGAATGGGGCGGTACGCTGGAGGTCTGCAAGATTGTCTTCGGCGCGGAGCCCAGAGATTACGAGGTCTATGCATTTCTCATGAGCCACTGGCGGGAGCTGAGATTCAGTCCGCCGGTGACGGGGGTGAGGCGAGCCGAGGCGGCGAATCCCAAGCGGGCCCGGCGGAAGGCGGGGCAGCAGCTCCGTGGTGGAGTCGGGACCAGGGCCCAGCAGGCGATCGCGCTCCAGCGGGAGCAGAACAAACGGAAGCGGCGGGAGGACCGCCGCAGACGGGATGAGGCGGAGGAGGCGCGCAGGTTTCAGCTCCGCCGACAGAAGAAAAAAGAGAAGCACAGGGGCCGGTAG
- a CDS encoding NAD(P)-dependent oxidoreductase, with product MKATVYGLREDERPLFAKEAERFPEIELVLTKEYVTEDSAALAEGADAILITAPCTITPALARRLHGAGVRYILTRSTGFGHIDRQAIQNYGIRAANVPAYSLNAVPEFCLLLTLNLLRNFKRESKMLEKKDFSLSGIQGKELGAMTVGLFGTGRLGTREAQLFKAMGCRVLAYNPHPREAAKPYVEYVTKETVLREAELIVLQCALNEENRHMINTETIAQMRDGVYLVNTARGGLMNFADVLDGLKSGKIAGLATDVYDHEETFVRKNCAGMDLGDPVMEELMGMENVILTPHIAFFTETAIRDIIHTSLENLREFARTGGCSNEVYQAKQS from the coding sequence ATGAAAGCGACGGTATATGGACTTAGGGAAGATGAAAGGCCACTGTTTGCAAAAGAGGCGGAGCGGTTTCCGGAGATTGAGCTGGTGCTTACCAAGGAATATGTGACGGAGGACAGCGCCGCCTTGGCGGAGGGGGCGGATGCGATCCTGATCACCGCGCCCTGCACGATCACTCCGGCGCTGGCCCGGCGGCTCCACGGGGCCGGCGTCAGATACATCCTCACCCGCAGCACCGGATTCGGACATATCGACCGGCAGGCCATCCAGAATTATGGGATCCGTGCGGCAAACGTGCCGGCCTACAGTTTGAACGCAGTCCCGGAATTCTGCCTCCTACTGACGTTGAACCTCCTTCGAAATTTTAAAAGAGAGTCGAAGATGCTGGAGAAAAAGGACTTCAGCCTCAGCGGCATCCAGGGAAAGGAGCTTGGGGCCATGACGGTGGGCCTGTTTGGAACGGGCCGCCTGGGCACAAGGGAGGCCCAACTGTTCAAAGCCATGGGCTGCCGGGTCCTGGCGTATAATCCCCACCCCAGGGAGGCGGCGAAGCCCTATGTGGAATACGTTACGAAAGAAACGGTGCTCCGGGAGGCCGAGCTGATCGTGCTGCAATGCGCGCTGAACGAGGAGAACCGGCACATGATCAACACAGAGACCATCGCGCAGATGAGGGACGGGGTCTATCTGGTGAATACCGCCAGAGGAGGTCTCATGAATTTTGCAGATGTGCTGGACGGACTCAAGAGCGGCAAGATCGCCGGGCTTGCGACGGATGTCTACGACCACGAGGAGACCTTTGTGAGGAAAAACTGCGCCGGGATGGACCTGGGCGATCCTGTGATGGAGGAGCTCATGGGAATGGAAAATGTGATCCTGACGCCCCATATCGCCTTTTTCACAGAGACTGCCATTCGGGACATCATCCATACCTCTCTGGAAAACCTCCGGGAATTTGCAAGGACCGGCGGCTGCTCCAACGAGGTGTACCAGGCCAAACAGAGTTGA
- the ilvD gene encoding dihydroxy-acid dehydratase yields MQGSKSCPHKEGPNRVSTRGLMKAAGFTSEEIAQPFVGIACSWTDAFPGHNRLNQLAEDVARGVIARGGTPMIFHTIAICDGYCGSTEGAKYSLPSREVICDSIECEAAAHGFDAMVFVAACDKIVPGMLMAAARLNLPSVMVTGGPMLPGRVPGEEALQNLSTIAQHAGRFSRGEISAERLMEYEDHCMPGSGCCAGMYTANSMGCMAEVLGLALPGNGTIPAVYAERNRLAKEAGRQVMALWGRQILPSDILTEASFQNAITMDLLIGCSTNTLLHLPAIAHEVGIRITPDDFEEKGSKVPVVCSLAPGGADHIVDLYEAGGVQALMKEGIEGGLLDGGVMTVTGKTAGENTASAVVWNEKVIRPLDRPRLPNGGLCILRGNLAPEGAVIKAAALKAEDRRFMGRARVFDSEAAGRTAVLNGEIHEGEVIVIRYEGPKGAPGMPEMARLITLIQSSGLGERVPLLTDGRFSGITRGGCIGHICPEAAAGGPIALVEDGDIIDYDIDQRRLSLLVEEDVLEERRKRWSCPPPKVTRGYLARYARQVTSAAEGAVLR; encoded by the coding sequence ATGCAGGGGAGTAAATCCTGCCCGCACAAGGAGGGACCCAACCGGGTCAGCACACGGGGATTGATGAAAGCGGCGGGCTTTACATCGGAGGAGATCGCCCAGCCCTTTGTGGGGATCGCCTGTTCCTGGACGGACGCCTTTCCAGGGCACAACCGCCTGAATCAGTTGGCCGAGGACGTGGCCCGGGGCGTCATCGCCCGGGGCGGTACGCCGATGATTTTCCACACCATTGCGATCTGCGACGGATATTGTGGTTCAACGGAGGGCGCGAAGTATTCGCTGCCGAGCAGGGAGGTCATCTGCGACTCCATCGAGTGTGAAGCGGCTGCGCATGGGTTTGACGCGATGGTCTTCGTGGCGGCCTGCGATAAGATTGTGCCCGGCATGCTGATGGCGGCGGCGCGGCTGAATCTGCCGTCCGTCATGGTGACCGGCGGGCCGATGCTGCCTGGACGCGTGCCGGGGGAAGAGGCACTGCAAAATCTCTCCACCATAGCGCAGCACGCGGGACGATTCAGCCGGGGGGAGATCAGCGCCGAACGCCTGATGGAATATGAGGACCACTGTATGCCTGGGTCCGGCTGCTGCGCGGGCATGTACACGGCAAACTCCATGGGGTGCATGGCGGAGGTCCTGGGTCTGGCGCTGCCCGGAAACGGGACGATCCCCGCCGTTTACGCGGAGAGAAACCGCCTGGCCAAAGAGGCCGGAAGGCAGGTGATGGCGCTCTGGGGGCGGCAGATTCTGCCCTCAGACATCCTAACGGAGGCAAGCTTTCAGAATGCGATCACTATGGATCTGTTGATCGGATGCTCGACGAACACTCTGCTGCATCTTCCTGCCATTGCCCATGAGGTCGGGATCCGTATCACGCCGGATGATTTTGAGGAAAAGGGGAGCAAGGTGCCGGTCGTCTGTTCTCTGGCCCCGGGCGGCGCCGACCATATCGTCGATCTCTATGAAGCCGGGGGGGTGCAGGCCCTGATGAAAGAGGGGATAGAGGGCGGACTACTTGACGGCGGCGTGATGACGGTCACCGGGAAAACGGCTGGAGAGAATACAGCTTCTGCGGTCGTCTGGAACGAAAAGGTCATCCGCCCGCTGGACCGCCCCCGCCTGCCCAACGGGGGGCTGTGTATCCTCAGGGGTAATTTGGCGCCGGAGGGAGCGGTCATCAAAGCTGCGGCCCTCAAGGCCGAGGACAGGAGATTTATGGGTCGGGCCCGGGTATTTGACAGCGAGGCGGCGGGCAGGACGGCTGTCCTGAACGGAGAGATCCACGAGGGGGAGGTCATCGTTATCCGCTACGAAGGGCCCAAGGGGGCGCCCGGCATGCCGGAGATGGCGCGGCTGATCACGCTGATCCAGAGCTCGGGGCTGGGGGAGCGGGTACCGCTGCTCACCGACGGGAGATTTTCCGGAATCACAAGAGGCGGCTGCATCGGGCACATCTGCCCGGAGGCCGCCGCCGGCGGCCCCATCGCGCTGGTAGAGGATGGGGACATCATCGACTATGATATCGATCAGCGCCGGCTCTCCCTACTGGTGGAGGAGGACGTCCTGGAGGAGCGGAGAAAGCGGTGGAGCTGTCCGCCCCCCAAGGTGACGCGCGGCTATCTGGCGCGATATGCCAGGCAGGTTACCTCGGCGGCGGAGGGCGCCGTACTCAGGTGA